A window of Leptolyngbya sp. CCY15150 genomic DNA:
TCTCCTGGGCTGATAGGCTACTGGCCGCTGACGGACATCACCGGGGAGCAAGCGGCGGATTTGAGCATGAACGGCAACAGCCTTTATCTAGGCGGGGTGCCTACCGATGTTCGTCCTACACCGGTCACCGTTGCGCCCCTTCTGCCAGACCTTCCCGTAGCTGTTCCAGGCACCGTTCTGTGGTTCAACGGCGATCGGGATTTGGTGGTGTTGCGCCAGGAGACTAATTTTGGTCTGGGGCGGCATCCTCGCTTTACCCTAGAGTTCTGGTTTAGACCCAGTCGATTCGGGCAGCCGGTCAATGGTATCCAACTGCTCTTTAGCCAAGGGGATGGTGAAGCGGGTCTGGCTATTTATCTAGACCAGCAGCGACTGATGGCGATCGCTTGGTGTGCCAATTACGAGCTGACCGAGGTGCAGGAAACGGTGCTAGCTAGTGCCCCAAATACCGTGACGGACGAACAGTGGCACCATGTCGCCCTGGTGCATGACGAAACCCAGGATTTAGACTACATCGAGTTTCGCGGCTTTCTCGATGGGACAGCCCTAGCAGAACTGAGCAGCACTCATGCCAAGTCTTCCCTGTCCGCCGGTCAGCGGGGCTATAGACTGAGTCCGGTGGGGCCAGCCTATCTGGGCTACCTCGACGACACTAGCATCAGCCGCATTCAAGGAGACTATCTGCGGGTGGCCGACGATCGCCTGCAGAGCTTTTCGGGGCAAATGGCCGACTTGCGCCTGTGGAACCAAGCTAAAACGGCCGCCGCCATCGAGAGCGATCGCTACCATGATCCTCGATTAGTTGGGTCAGGGCTCATGGCATACCTGCCCTTGGATGAAGGCCATGATGTGACCGTTACCGATCGGGTGAACGGCTACACCGGTCAGCTACGGGGGGAGACCGCAGTTTTCATGGCAACCCCCAGCCTAGACCCCGAGTTAGAAAACCGCTACACCCATTACCAGCCTTCGGGAGTAGACGTCCTGAATTGGAGCAACTACCGCTATAGTGGGCTGCTGTATGTGCCGGATATTCCACCTGGGGAAACTGCGGGTGGACTAGGGGTGACCTTTTTCAGCCGCCACCCGGAGCATATCGATCAGTTCTACCGCCTCCAGGTGCTCTGGCCAGATGGACAACCTAGCTTTAGCCTGGCGGCCCATCCCCAAGGGGTGCAGTCCCTCACCCTAGAGCAGGATGATTTCCCGACGGTGGAACCTGGGACGTGGTATGCCTTTGAAATTCAGGTGACCGACGATCGCACGGCAGAACGTACCCGTATGGCGATCGCTGTCTGGCCTTGGGGTACCGCGCAGCCGACCGCTCCCCAAGCGGTGGCCTACGACGACAGTGATGTGCGGATAACGGCCGGTACCGTTGGTCTATGGGTAGCTGGTCAGCAACCCAAGACCCTAGCAGCCCGTTTCAATACTTTAGAAGTAGTAGACCTAGAGGAGGAAGATCGGGAAGCAGCCGTGCGGCTCAAGGCTACGTTTGCGCAGTACCAACCGGGAGACAACCCCACGGGTTGGGTGGATACTGCCGATCGCCTCACTCCTCAAGATGCTACCGATCTGTTTCAGTCCCTTGATCTAAACGGCAAGACAGTCCTCGGCACCCACTCTGATTTAGCCGGGATCACAACCCATTATGCCCCCGCCGATGGTGAGTCCCTCACCTGGAATCACTATACCTATCAAGGGAAGCTGCGCTTTAGTGAGACGGACAGTGGCCTAGGGCTCACAGTGCTCAGCCGCACCCCCACCGGTGTTGACCAGTACTACGCCCTGCGGCGGGATGCCCATCAACCCACATTTCATATGGTGGCGCATCCCATCGGGGTTCAGCCCCTGATGGCTGAATCTGACAGTAGCCTGGATTCTGGCGTTTTACCGGAGCCGGAAACAGATTACCGGGTCACGATTGAGGTGGAGGCTGGGGCAGAACGCACCCGTCTGTGGGCAAAAATCTGGGCTGCTGGCACCTTGGAGCCTGAAGACTTTCAGATTAAAGCGGTTGATGACAGCGATCGCCGGATGACCGCTGGCACCGTGGGTGTGTGGACGGCAGGCCCTGGCACCAAGACCTTTGACGATCTCAAGGTGCTGCAAGAGACTCTGCTGCAAGAAGACTTTAGTGCCTATGAGCCAGGAGACGATCCGGTTGACTGGCTGCATACCGATGCGGAAAATTCCAGTCGTGCCGTACCCGAGTTATTCCAAATCGCTGAGGAAGATGAAGCGCTGGTCTTGGGAACTCAGTCGAGGCTGCATAACATTCATAGCCACTACCAACCTGCGGACGCCTTGGACTGGAGCAGCTACACCTACACCGGGCGAATGCTGATCACCCCGGAGTCTAGCGGCAGCTTTGATGGGATTGGGGTGACCTTTTTCAGTCGTTATACCGACCCCCAAGCCGTTGAGGATGGTAACCATGACCAGTACTATCGCCTCCGTCGCTTTGACGGGCAGCGCACCTTTCACATTGCCCCCCACCCCCACGCGGCTCGCCAGGTAGACGGGGAAGGCCGGGATACTGGGGTCAACCCGTTGGCCAACACGTGGTACCGCTTCTTGATTGAAGCCCATGATACCGGTCGCCGCACCCTGATTCGGGCCAAGATTTGGCCAGAGGGTACCCCCGAGCCGGCGGAGTTTCAAGCCAATACCTTTGATGATAATAACTCCAGCAATCGCGATCGCCGACGACTCACCGCTGGCACCATTGGCTTCTGGGCCGCCAGAGCGGGAGACAAATATTTTGATGACATCCTGGTGCGACGGGGCGTTTATCTCTCAGCCGATTTAGCTCTGGATGCCTGGATGGCCACCGGGGCGCGCCAGCCGTTTGACCTGGATGACCAGCTCTTTAGCGTTGAGCACATTCCTGATCATCCCATGTGGCAACAGGTGGATAATCTGCCCCTGCTACGGCAGCCGCTGAACCTGCAGGCGCTACAGTTTGACGGCGATCGCCAATACCTGGCCCTTGAGGCACTTCAGGGAGCATTGACGGATAGCTTCACCCTAGAGGCATGGCTGCAGCCCAGTGCCATTGACCAGGCCAACCCTGTCTTAAGCTGGGGCCCAGATCAGTGGTTTGGCTTAAATGCCGAGGGGCAGATCACCCTTGTGGCTGACGATACCCGCCTGAATGGTGAAACAGCTTTGGCAACCGATGCCTTTACCCATGTTGCCGTTACCGTTGCGGCGGATCGCGCCACCCTGTACGTAAACGGCGTTGAGGCGGCGGAGGGCACTGTCCCGGCCCTTGGGCTGACAGCCGCAGCCCCTCTGGAGGTGGGCCGCTCTGGGGAGCAGTACTTTGGTGGCCAACTCCGTGACCTGCGATTATGGGGGGCTGTGCAGTCCGACTTTTCCGTCCACCAGCGCTACCAGACGCCAGATCTGACTGCCGATACGCTGCTGGCCTACTGGTCCTTGGCTGAGTTTGACAGCATCCATACGTTAGATACATCCCCTCAGGCCAACCATCTGAGGCTGGGCGGTCTAGCATCGGCCCGTAAACCCACTTTATTTAGCGGCGATCGCTCCACCGATGCTGATTTTTGGCACCAGAGCCAGGTGAGTCTCAGCTTTAGTACAGCCCAAGATAGCCTTGACATACCGGCGGAAACCTCGACCCCACCGCAGCGTTACACCCTTGAACTGTGGTTTAAGCTAGCCGATCCCACGATCAGCCAGCGTAAGCAGGTTCTTTACCACAGCGGCGACGACCAGCAAGGGCTGGTGATCTATGCCCATGATGGTCGGCTGTACTGGGGCGGCTACAACGTGAGTCTGGGCTGGTCGGGTACCTGGCTATCGAGCGATCGCATTCTGGCTAACCGTTGGCATCATGGAGCCCTAGTGCTGGATGGTCGCTCGGAGCTGCGTCCTCAAGTATTGCGTGCCTATCTAGATGGCAAGCTGGTGGGGACAGGGGATGGGGTGCAAGGGTCGGCGGCCCTATCGAGTCGGCTGGGGGCTGCTGCTGCCGATCTGCGCTTCCATGACGGGTTAGCAACTGCTGATGATACCCATCTGGTTGGGGCGGTGCTAGAACTACGCCTGTGGACAACGGCCCGTACCACGGCGGAGCTGGTAGCCCACCGCTATGCCGCTCTGACGGGAGATGAGCCCCACCTAGCCCTAGAATGGCGCTTTGACGGCATCACCAAAGACAACCTTAGGATTGGCGATCGCTCTGGTCAGGGGCGCACCGTCACCCTAGACGATCTTGACCGGCTGCAAACCGTAGAACCTCTGGCGATCGCCCGCCTGCCTGACATCATCCTGCATCGGGATAGCCTGTTGGATCTGGCGACCTTCCGGCAGTTGATGGAGCGCCACCGTCAGTCCGGCGAACGGCTTGCAGCCCTATGGCATGATCTGCGCCACACTGGCCGGGCCGATGGCCGAGTCTTGTTCGATCAGGTGTTTAACCCAACTGGGATGGGCACATCTCCATGGGCCTACCACGACCCTGCTCGCCGCTGGGATGTTACCGGTCAGGAGTTACCCAGCCGCGATCGCGCTATCCGCAGCCGTTTGATGGGGGCATTGCAGGTGTCCAGCAATGATCTGGACGCCCTCGTCAGACAACTCAGCGGAGCCGAAACAACGATTGCCCTAGACACCCCCTACCTGCTGCAGCTCTACCGACTGGCGCAAACGCCTCGGGCCCTGCGGCTGACCCTGCGGGAATACCACCTGTTGCTGGATCAGGTGGGGCTTTCGCAAGTCGAGTCGTTGGCAGATCTAGCCATGTTGAGCGATCGCCTGACCGACATGCGCCGTATTGGCATTAGCATCGATGATCTCAACTTTTTTGCCTCTGACCGTCCTAGCCCTAGCGATCGCCTGCCCTACACCGACGCCACCCTGCGTGGTGTTGCCGATGACCTAGCGAACCAGAGCATCGAGTTTTTGGTGAGCCCGATCACCTTCATCTCGGAGCAGATCAGCGAGTTCGAGGCTGCCGAAATCGTTGATGTCCTCCGCCCCAGGGAAGACGACATCACCATCGGTGCCCTGACCCGCCGCTACTTTGTGGATGATTTGGGAGCCGTCAGCGATCGCTACCAGATACCCACGGATTTGCAGCCCCTGGCCGAGGTTCAAACCTGGTCTGCGCCCTTGGCTGCCTTAAATGCCAACTTGACTATCGATGCCTTCGGTGCGTTGCAAGCGGCGGGCTTTATCAATGAGTACGGCATCATTCTGCGCCCGGATGATTTAGACGAATTCTCCACGGCCTTTGGCGACACTCCCCCCAACCCCACGGTGCTGGCGGATATTCAGGCGGTGCTAGAAAACCAGAACAACCGTCAGACCACTATTACGGAAATCCTGGTGCGCTACCGGGATGAACACCGCAACGCCATCTTAGCTAGTCTGTCAGATCTGTTGGGGGCAGAACCCGAACCCCTGCAGGCCGTTATGACTTACTTCCAGTCCGTGAACGAACCGTTGAGCGACCCGGCTCGCCTGCTGCAGCAACTGATCAACCTGGATGAGGATCAGCCCATTCCAACCGATGTGCTGGACTATCTGTTCCGCCTCCACAAAATTCTGCTGCTGGTGACTCGGTTTGAGCTGAATGCCGCTGAAATCAGAGCATTGCTGACTCACCCTGCCTGCTTTAGTGTCAGCGACGTCTTCAGCCCCAACCTAACTGATTTGACTCACCTATTTATCTTCACCGAATTGAAGGCAGCCTTTGGCGGCGAGTCTGCCCCACTGCTGGATGTGTTGACGCTCCAGTCAGAGTCACCCTTGGTGAATGAGGCGATCGCGCAGCTCAGTGGTTGGGATGTACCCCAGCTCGTGACCCTGCAACGGCACTTTGGCGCACAACGCCCCTACAACCGAGTCGAACATCTGATTCTGCTCCAGCGCGGGTTTGCCCTGGCCGAGCGACTACGGGTAGATATCAGCTTCTTGATCCGGTTTACTGCCACCGATGACCTTTCCTTGGGCTTCTACCGCCAGCAGGCAGATGCGTTACTGCCAGTGCTGCGTGGCCTGTACGATGACGAGCAATGGCCCCGTGTCTACCGTCCTCTACGGGATCCCCTAGCGATGCAAAAGCGGGATGCGCTGCTAGCCCTAGCCATGGAAGATATCCCCGCCGACTTTGAGGGTCGTCGGAGCCCCGACCTGCTGTCGGACTATCTACTGTTGGATGTACAGGTCAACAGCGTAGTCGAAACCTCTCGCATCGTTCAGGGCACAGCCGCACTGCAACAGTATGTACAACGCTGTCTAATGAACCTGGAAAAAGGAGTGGATCCAGCCACTATCCCTGCCGATCAGTGGGAGTGGATCCAAAACTACCGGGTGTGGGAAGCCAATCGCAAGGTCTTTCTCTATCCCGAAAGCTTCATTGAGCCAGAACTTCGCACCGACAAAACTCCCCTGTTTGAGGATCTAGAACAAAACCTCATGCAGGGAGAAATTAACCAGGCCGCGGTCACCCAGGCTTACACCCACTATCTGAACCAGTTTATGGAAGTAGCCAACCTAAAAATTGTTGGTAGCTACCATCACAAGCCCCTAGAGGCAAGGGAAAATGCTAGCCAGGATGACATTTTGTTTCTGGTCGGTCGCACCCAATCTCAGCCAGCTCAGTTCTACTACCGCGAGTTGGTCAACGGCACCCAATGGCGTCCCTGGAAAGCGATCGATTTGGTGATCGATGCCGATCATGTCTCGCCCGTCTATGCCTTTGGCCGCCTCTTTCTATTCTGGGCTGAGCTAAGGGAGCTCAGCCAGCCCATGGATGTTGGCCCAGTGACGGTCACCCCAGAGGACGAAGATGACAGATCTGAGCAAACTCTTGAAGGGGAAGGTGTAACCCAGCAAGACATTGAGGATTACCGAGCTGAACGCCGCAGCATTGATAACCAAGGCTTTTTAGTCAACGACAATACTGGGGAACGGGTGCAGCGCAATGTGGATGTGTTTCGTCCGATGGTCAAGTACTCCTATCTAGATGCTGACCAAAGCTGGATTGCCCCCCAAACCTACCTGGAGCTGGATCAGACGATCAGTGCGGAACAGGCTATCCTGCCCAACTGGCAACGGGTTGCCGCCCAGCGGGTCTTAACCCTAAATCAAGAGGATGAGGTACCCCTCGAACGTAATGCTCAGGTCTTAGAACTTGACGCTAATACCGCCATTTTGAACGTCATTCCTCGGTTTGACATGCGGCGACTCACCTGGTCATTTTGGACCAAGCTGGAGAATCAACGTCCTACTGGGTTTACTGGTTCAACCCGGCCTACCTCTCCCCAGATCACTCTATTCGATTATGGCTATGCATTAAGAGCTACCGCTGCAGCTAATATCACCCCGGTCTTGGGCCTCAGGGAAGCGGTACCTCAAGCTGTCCAACAGGCGACCAGCACCACTCCTAATATTCTCGTGAACGCAGGTCGTTCTGAAGAGGATCGCAATGAAGCCATTAACAATCTGCAAACCATCATCGAGAATCTGCAACAGGCAAGGGACTCGGCTAATGAGACAACGAATCCTAATCTGATGGATGAAGTAACCAGCTTGGTTAACGCCATCGATGACTTGATCGACGCTATCCATGACGACCTGAGGAACCGCACATCGACAGCCCTTGGTGCGGCTAATCGGCTGCTGACTGTGGCGGCGGCTACACCTCAGTGGGAAACGACAACTTGGCGGCTGACAGTGGCTCGGACGGCCTCTACCTCAGCCACGCTCTTGGATATGAATCTGCCGTATGATGCTTGGCGGCACATTGCCGTCACCTTTGACTATCAACGGAGAGGTGTGTATGTGCTGAACCTCTATGTTGGAGATGATCAGGTTGATACGGCTTCGGTTCTGCGGGATACGGGAAATCTGGGTGAACTGTTGCCTTCAGCCCAAGTGCTGAGCATTGGTCGGCCGATTGCTGAAGCCATTGCTGTGAGTACCTTGGCCATTGCGACACGAGACCAGGTAGCCCCTGCTCCCCTCAATACCTTCTTCACCGTCCAATTGAGCGAATTTCGACTGTGGGAGCAGGTGAGAGATCTGGCAGATATTAGTGCAAGCCGCTATGAAAGGGTGTCAGGTCGGGAAGTAGGTTTGTTTTATCGATCGTTGAATCGCCCACCGCTGATTAATATCTATTCAGGTGCTCTCCGCACTCTGTTGGGCAACCGTAATACCCTGGTAACCTCCAGTCTAAGCTTTGAATTGACCGCTATCCTGCCCATTGATGTTGATCGAGAGCGCATCATTCTGTTCTATGGAAATCAGGTCAGAAGCATTCGGAACAACCTAGAAGAGCAAAGCTTCACGCTCCAACTGGAGAACCGTTTTGAAGACATCACGAACTACGATGTCAATGTGTCCCTCTTCTCCGCTGGTGCGGACAACTCTAGCCTGCCCAATAGTCGGGGGCTGATCCTGCATCTGTCTTTGACGAATGGGTTAAGCTTGAATGATTATGCTGATGGGGAGCATTCCACGCTTAATCGGTTTACGCCGGCTAGCTTGAGAGCGTTGCAAGAGCATCTGCATAGTCTGTCTTTCTTGAACATTTCCAGACAAATTGCCACGATTGTTCAGGATCTGCAAGACGAACAGGAATTCGCTGGGAGAAACTTCCTGTTGAGGAATTTGCCCCGCTATGAAGCCTCGGTGATTGATGTGGGTAATCAGCCGGGTTGGTACATTCTAGATACCGGTGATGAGCAGTTCTTGATTCAGGCGGACATCGATAATCTGAAAACAGCAGCTGAGCGGATTCGGTTTGAATATGCTCAGAGTGACTTGGGAGATGTGCGTCAGCATATCAAACTTTACTTTGACCGAGATGAAGCCCTAGAGGCTATTGATCCGACTAGGGATGCTAATCTGCCCCGATTTCGGTTTGTGCGTCTTAGTACGTTTGCAGTACATGACTTGAGTTTGAAGCTGTTTACCCAGGGCCTTGATGGTTTGCTTAGCTTGCAAGCACAGCAGACGGAGGAACTGGATTTCAACAGCTACCAGCCCTTTACCTATGATCCTGATTCGGGTCTGGGACTGGTGTTGGCGGAGGATATCCCTAGTACCATCGATTTTGATGGCGCTTACGGCCTTTACTACCGGGAAATTTTCTTCTACATTCCCTTCTTGATCGCTAATCAGCTCAGTACTAATCAGAGCTTTGCTGATGCTCAACGGTGGTATCACTATATTTTTAACCCTACTGCCTCCGAGAGTAACCGTGGCACTGGGCTGAATCCAGATCGATTCTGGCAATATTGGCCTCTGCGGAATCTGTCGCTAGAGACTCTGCGGCAAATGCTGGAGAATGAGGCGGCTCTGGCGGAGTATCAGAACGATCCCTTTAACCCCCACGCGATCGCTCGCTTGCGTCTCAATGCTTACCAGAAGGCGATCGTGATGCGGTATATCACCAACCTCTTAGACTGGGCCGATAACCTGTTTGCCCAAGACAACCGCGAGTCGATTAATCAGGCCTTTTTGCTCTATGTGTTGGCGTTTAACCTGCTGGGCCCTCGCCCTGAAGCCAGAGCCTCTCAGCAGTTTGAAGAAGTGGGTGACTACCAGGGCATTCGCGAGGCTTTTGAAGAAACCCCCGATTTCCTCACCGAGCTAGACCTGAACGGCAATGTGGCGGCGCGCACCAGCACCATTACTCTGAACCAGAATGGCAATATTATTACTACCTTCTGTGTGCCTGAAAACTCAGACTTTATTGGCTTTTGGGATCGGGTAGAAGATCGGCTGTTTAAGATTCGCCATAGCCTCAATATTGAGGGGGTCTTTCGGCAGCTTGCTCTATTTCAGCCGCCTCTTGATGTGCGGGCGTTGGTGCAGGCGGCAGCCACTGGTGGGCGCGATATTGGTAGCCTGCTGGCGGACTTGAATGTGCCCGTACCTCACTATCGCTATAGCTTTATGCTGGAGCGGGCCAAGGAGATGATTGGCAATGTGCAAACGTTCGGGGCTGCGTTGCTAGATGTGCTAGAAAAGCGCGATGCTGAGCAACTAACTATGTTGGAGAATACCCATGAACGCAACCTGCTCGACCTAACCACCGCTGTTCGGGAAGCGGCTGTCGATGCGGCTAGAGAAACGATCGCCGTGTTAGGCATTAGTCGCCAGCGCATCCTCAACCGCCGCGATTACTTCCAAGCTCTGACTGACAGTGGTTTAAATGATGAAGAACTGGCAGAACTTGTCTTGATGGGGATTGCACAAGCTACCCGGTTCGTGGCGGTGCCTCTTGCTGCGATCGTTGGTACATTGAGAACCTTACCGAAAGTAGAGACCGGTGCTGTGGCTGTATTGCCTTTTGCTACTGCTAGTAT
This region includes:
- a CDS encoding LamG-like jellyroll fold domain-containing protein → MSSSLPLLFDRDSFEQFKEAHPELNSALKIAAISESEFVETYAPDLEGGERQAYRIHQTAVRVQQQAALVWANLKDAASPFLRQTLFNNIPPSFLDQQQQIPGYDRLFGSLDYLECDQLRSVLSPSAYFVDLMRFIESTIGERNIDVPAECRIEHRRPDLFQLRLDAGNTNTLIPYIDLVNEVLETLVTSPDHPDAEAVIETALFPQSLPLNLPLAELRAYLQQLNINLPQLYESFAPDPETIHAVGQRERLSLSPQEFELLGQPLIDDLPRLAEVYGFQTITEALSSLASVDVFLERTGLSRQDLSDLLFQDLDRFEVNAGLSRLFFINAVEDGLGHVQIELGDGNPNDPTQPPTETLLNLSAAKLDRIYRFLKLARRLGWSFADLDWALRSLSVPYRPESVLWFDGLNDFVQVPVPTEVDGDDATPAGLATLQDNFTLEVWVNPSRHQANPILSRGQEDDLDLHFLLCLTADGRVAFYGSAAEDADPVMGVQPLPVGEFTHVAVTVQTDRNQSMVSIYLNGELDQTDRLPAVQVPAGNLEVNIGRNLSDMTFAGLIKEVRVWAGVRSPEAIADNRYRRFSGFEPDLVAYWPLTESHGIELLDHTPYAQHGIPGGAYLVTQPRWMSQDLVLSPLPQRLGNNGYRFNGIDHVLARRGLTGLTASQFTLEAWIYIDAVGQHTIVHLGDASDRSSHLWLGINQQNQLVFRSPALRAGEVRSRSAIALERFTHVAVAVDANALHIYLNGRLDHRQGIPANSLQLQGNDLFIGGDLSGNYFSGIIYEVRLWNYARSALQLNNVLQQAVPPLSPGLIGYWPLTDITGEQAADLSMNGNSLYLGGVPTDVRPTPVTVAPLLPDLPVAVPGTVLWFNGDRDLVVLRQETNFGLGRHPRFTLEFWFRPSRFGQPVNGIQLLFSQGDGEAGLAIYLDQQRLMAIAWCANYELTEVQETVLASAPNTVTDEQWHHVALVHDETQDLDYIEFRGFLDGTALAELSSTHAKSSLSAGQRGYRLSPVGPAYLGYLDDTSISRIQGDYLRVADDRLQSFSGQMADLRLWNQAKTAAAIESDRYHDPRLVGSGLMAYLPLDEGHDVTVTDRVNGYTGQLRGETAVFMATPSLDPELENRYTHYQPSGVDVLNWSNYRYSGLLYVPDIPPGETAGGLGVTFFSRHPEHIDQFYRLQVLWPDGQPSFSLAAHPQGVQSLTLEQDDFPTVEPGTWYAFEIQVTDDRTAERTRMAIAVWPWGTAQPTAPQAVAYDDSDVRITAGTVGLWVAGQQPKTLAARFNTLEVVDLEEEDREAAVRLKATFAQYQPGDNPTGWVDTADRLTPQDATDLFQSLDLNGKTVLGTHSDLAGITTHYAPADGESLTWNHYTYQGKLRFSETDSGLGLTVLSRTPTGVDQYYALRRDAHQPTFHMVAHPIGVQPLMAESDSSLDSGVLPEPETDYRVTIEVEAGAERTRLWAKIWAAGTLEPEDFQIKAVDDSDRRMTAGTVGVWTAGPGTKTFDDLKVLQETLLQEDFSAYEPGDDPVDWLHTDAENSSRAVPELFQIAEEDEALVLGTQSRLHNIHSHYQPADALDWSSYTYTGRMLITPESSGSFDGIGVTFFSRYTDPQAVEDGNHDQYYRLRRFDGQRTFHIAPHPHAARQVDGEGRDTGVNPLANTWYRFLIEAHDTGRRTLIRAKIWPEGTPEPAEFQANTFDDNNSSNRDRRRLTAGTIGFWAARAGDKYFDDILVRRGVYLSADLALDAWMATGARQPFDLDDQLFSVEHIPDHPMWQQVDNLPLLRQPLNLQALQFDGDRQYLALEALQGALTDSFTLEAWLQPSAIDQANPVLSWGPDQWFGLNAEGQITLVADDTRLNGETALATDAFTHVAVTVAADRATLYVNGVEAAEGTVPALGLTAAAPLEVGRSGEQYFGGQLRDLRLWGAVQSDFSVHQRYQTPDLTADTLLAYWSLAEFDSIHTLDTSPQANHLRLGGLASARKPTLFSGDRSTDADFWHQSQVSLSFSTAQDSLDIPAETSTPPQRYTLELWFKLADPTISQRKQVLYHSGDDQQGLVIYAHDGRLYWGGYNVSLGWSGTWLSSDRILANRWHHGALVLDGRSELRPQVLRAYLDGKLVGTGDGVQGSAALSSRLGAAAADLRFHDGLATADDTHLVGAVLELRLWTTARTTAELVAHRYAALTGDEPHLALEWRFDGITKDNLRIGDRSGQGRTVTLDDLDRLQTVEPLAIARLPDIILHRDSLLDLATFRQLMERHRQSGERLAALWHDLRHTGRADGRVLFDQVFNPTGMGTSPWAYHDPARRWDVTGQELPSRDRAIRSRLMGALQVSSNDLDALVRQLSGAETTIALDTPYLLQLYRLAQTPRALRLTLREYHLLLDQVGLSQVESLADLAMLSDRLTDMRRIGISIDDLNFFASDRPSPSDRLPYTDATLRGVADDLANQSIEFLVSPITFISEQISEFEAAEIVDVLRPREDDITIGALTRRYFVDDLGAVSDRYQIPTDLQPLAEVQTWSAPLAALNANLTIDAFGALQAAGFINEYGIILRPDDLDEFSTAFGDTPPNPTVLADIQAVLENQNNRQTTITEILVRYRDEHRNAILASLSDLLGAEPEPLQAVMTYFQSVNEPLSDPARLLQQLINLDEDQPIPTDVLDYLFRLHKILLLVTRFELNAAEIRALLTHPACFSVSDVFSPNLTDLTHLFIFTELKAAFGGESAPLLDVLTLQSESPLVNEAIAQLSGWDVPQLVTLQRHFGAQRPYNRVEHLILLQRGFALAERLRVDISFLIRFTATDDLSLGFYRQQADALLPVLRGLYDDEQWPRVYRPLRDPLAMQKRDALLALAMEDIPADFEGRRSPDLLSDYLLLDVQVNSVVETSRIVQGTAALQQYVQRCLMNLEKGVDPATIPADQWEWIQNYRVWEANRKVFLYPESFIEPELRTDKTPLFEDLEQNLMQGEINQAAVTQAYTHYLNQFMEVANLKIVGSYHHKPLEARENASQDDILFLVGRTQSQPAQFYYRELVNGTQWRPWKAIDLVIDADHVSPVYAFGRLFLFWAELRELSQPMDVGPVTVTPEDEDDRSEQTLEGEGVTQQDIEDYRAERRSIDNQGFLVNDNTGERVQRNVDVFRPMVKYSYLDADQSWIAPQTYLELDQTISAEQAILPNWQRVAAQRVLTLNQEDEVPLERNAQVLELDANTAILNVIPRFDMRRLTWSFWTKLENQRPTGFTGSTRPTSPQITLFDYGYALRATAAANITPVLGLREAVPQAVQQATSTTPNILVNAGRSEEDRNEAINNLQTIIENLQQARDSANETTNPNLMDEVTSLVNAIDDLIDAIHDDLRNRTSTALGAANRLLTVAAATPQWETTTWRLTVARTASTSATLLDMNLPYDAWRHIAVTFDYQRRGVYVLNLYVGDDQVDTASVLRDTGNLGELLPSAQVLSIGRPIAEAIAVSTLAIATRDQVAPAPLNTFFTVQLSEFRLWEQVRDLADISASRYERVSGREVGLFYRSLNRPPLINIYSGALRTLLGNRNTLVTSSLSFELTAILPIDVDRERIILFYGNQVRSIRNNLEEQSFTLQLENRFEDITNYDVNVSLFSAGADNSSLPNSRGLILHLSLTNGLSLNDYADGEHSTLNRFTPASLRALQEHLHSLSFLNISRQIATIVQDLQDEQEFAGRNFLLRNLPRYEASVIDVGNQPGWYILDTGDEQFLIQADIDNLKTAAERIRFEYAQSDLGDVRQHIKLYFDRDEALEAIDPTRDANLPRFRFVRLSTFAVHDLSLKLFTQGLDGLLSLQAQQTEELDFNSYQPFTYDPDSGLGLVLAEDIPSTIDFDGAYGLYYREIFFYIPFLIANQLSTNQSFADAQRWYHYIFNPTASESNRGTGLNPDRFWQYWPLRNLSLETLRQMLENEAALAEYQNDPFNPHAIARLRLNAYQKAIVMRYITNLLDWADNLFAQDNRESINQAFLLYVLAFNLLGPRPEARASQQFEEVGDYQGIREAFEETPDFLTELDLNGNVAARTSTITLNQNGNIITTFCVPENSDFIGFWDRVEDRLFKIRHSLNIEGVFRQLALFQPPLDVRALVQAAATGGRDIGSLLADLNVPVPHYRYSFMLERAKEMIGNVQTFGAALLDVLEKRDAEQLTMLENTHERNLLDLTTAVREAAVDAARETIAVLGISRQRILNRRDYFQALTDSGLNDEELAELVLMGIAQATRFVAVPLAAIVGTLRTLPKVETGAVAVLPFATASIDGDQAAGLADAARQIAEVTADTIDTAAAMTAKVGEYKRREQEWRLELRTSEFDLDDINQQIEIAQIQLQMAEQELDIHNRQIEQNREIAQFHRRKFGNEALYNWMVSRLSGLYFQSYKLAYDFAKSAERALQYELPTNQRFIHFGHWDSLRRGLLAGESLMLDVNRMEKFHLDNDSRFLEIEKTIPLSDVDDLALAQLLASGQCEFRLSEALFNRDYPGHYFRVIVTMALTLKFREGSNLATDPYLTINASLTQVGSKTLLEPDIDAVRYLLGLDGAAQPASNTLRVNWRVNQRIAVSKPQLDNGLFVGFNLNFAFEDRYVPFEGTGAVSHWQLEIPHETNPVLVGDIEDVIIHLRYTANSDRSQFKTQVQEAMAELAQ